One Beggiatoa leptomitoformis DNA segment encodes these proteins:
- a CDS encoding amino acid ABC transporter permease, whose protein sequence is MATSSQKLPSHKTHWWYNPNIRAKLFELIVLSIIIVVFIYIAQNTLHNLEKRGISTGFGFLSNPAGFGILQTLIPYDETDSFGRTFLVGLLNTLLVSGLGICFATVLGFTIGIARLSSNWLVAKLALLYIETFRNIPLLLQIFFWYFAVLRTLPSPRQSVAVADLAYLNVRGLYLPKPIPSDAFDGVLLVFFLTILAIFLFKKWARYHHAKTGQIIPIFWISIISLFGFPALTFFALGSPLTWDTPELQGFNFRGGLVIIPELIALVTALSIYTAAFIAEIIRAGIQSVSHGQTEAAYSLGLQRHQTLRLVVIPQALRVIIPPLTSQYLNLVKNSPLATAIGYPDLVAVFAGTTLNQTGQAVEIIMMTMAVYLVISLAISALMNGYNHLIALKER, encoded by the coding sequence ATGGCAACAAGCTCGCAAAAATTGCCTTCTCACAAAACACATTGGTGGTACAATCCCAATATTAGGGCGAAACTGTTTGAATTAATAGTATTAAGTATCATCATCGTTGTTTTTATTTATATTGCACAAAATACCTTACATAACCTAGAAAAACGTGGAATTAGTACAGGATTTGGATTTTTATCAAATCCAGCAGGATTTGGTATCTTGCAAACACTGATTCCCTATGATGAAACGGACAGTTTTGGACGTACTTTTCTTGTTGGCTTACTAAATACGCTGTTAGTATCAGGTTTAGGAATTTGTTTTGCCACCGTGCTGGGTTTTACTATCGGTATTGCTCGCCTGTCATCCAACTGGTTAGTTGCTAAATTAGCCTTGTTATACATAGAAACATTTCGTAATATTCCCTTATTGTTACAGATATTTTTTTGGTATTTTGCGGTATTACGCACCTTACCCTCTCCCCGCCAAAGTGTAGCGGTTGCTGACCTTGCTTATCTCAATGTCCGTGGTTTATATTTACCAAAACCGATTCCTAGTGATGCTTTTGATGGTGTTCTCCTCGTCTTCTTTCTAACAATACTAGCTATTTTTCTGTTCAAAAAATGGGCAAGATATCATCACGCAAAAACGGGGCAAATTATACCCATCTTTTGGATAAGTATTATCAGCTTATTCGGTTTTCCCGCATTGACTTTTTTTGCATTAGGCTCACCACTGACATGGGATACACCTGAATTACAAGGGTTTAATTTTAGAGGTGGTTTAGTCATTATTCCTGAGCTAATTGCCCTAGTAACCGCTTTAAGCATTTATACAGCCGCCTTTATTGCTGAAATTATTCGTGCGGGTATTCAATCGGTTAGTCATGGACAAACTGAAGCAGCTTACTCTTTAGGTTTACAACGACATCAAACACTGCGATTGGTGGTTATTCCACAAGCCTTGCGAGTTATCATTCCACCACTTACTAGCCAATATCTTAATCTTGTTAAAAACTCCCCCCTAGCAACTGCCATTGGTTATCCTGATTTAGTTGCCGTTTTTGCAGGAACAACTTTAAATCAAACAGGACAAGCAGTAGAAATTATTATGATGACCATGGCTGTTTATCTCGTCATCAGTTTAGCTATCTCTGCGTTAATGAATGGATATAACCATTTAATTGCATTGAAAGAAAGATAA
- a CDS encoding amino acid ABC transporter permease — protein MAQRTIHLPNVSTRSFKWLQENLFSSWFNGILTIACLYLLYITVLPFIQWAFINADWIGDKREDCTSGGACWVFIYVRASQFFYGFYPADEIWRVNVALFIFFGLIIPLFFKQTPAKIWLAGFAFFIYPFIAFEILYGRQFGLPIVDTALWGGLLLTLVLAFIGMVASLPFGILLALGRRSSMPIIRLLCVTFIELWRGVPLITVLFMSSVMLPLFLPEGTNFDKLFRAAVGIVLFESAYMAEVVRGGLQAIPKGQYEAAAALGLGYWRTTILIILPQALKTVIPGIVNTLIALLKDTSLVLIIGLFDLLGMIKAALNDPHWLGYSVEGYLFGALVYWTLCFSMSRYSQYLERKLHTGHKR, from the coding sequence ATGGCGCAACGAACGATTCATTTACCCAATGTTTCCACACGTAGTTTTAAATGGTTACAAGAAAATCTATTTTCATCATGGTTTAACGGCATACTCACCATTGCTTGCTTGTATTTACTCTATATAACCGTATTACCTTTTATACAATGGGCATTTATTAATGCTGATTGGATTGGCGACAAGCGAGAAGACTGTACAAGTGGTGGGGCTTGTTGGGTGTTTATTTATGTACGAGCATCCCAATTTTTCTATGGCTTTTATCCTGCGGATGAAATTTGGCGAGTAAACGTTGCATTATTTATTTTTTTCGGTTTGATAATCCCCTTATTTTTCAAACAAACACCCGCAAAAATTTGGCTTGCTGGTTTCGCCTTTTTTATTTATCCCTTTATTGCTTTTGAAATTCTTTACGGGCGACAATTCGGATTACCTATTGTTGATACCGCTTTATGGGGCGGGCTTTTGCTTACGTTAGTACTTGCTTTTATTGGCATGGTTGCTTCTTTACCCTTTGGTATTTTGCTTGCGCTGGGGCGACGCTCGTCCATGCCTATTATTCGTCTTTTATGTGTTACATTCATAGAATTATGGCGAGGCGTTCCCTTAATCACCGTTTTATTCATGTCTTCTGTGATGCTCCCCCTATTTTTACCTGAAGGGACTAATTTTGATAAACTATTTCGTGCTGCGGTTGGCATCGTTCTATTCGAATCCGCTTATATGGCAGAAGTTGTGCGCGGTGGTTTACAAGCTATTCCCAAAGGACAATATGAAGCAGCGGCTGCATTAGGCTTAGGTTATTGGCGTACAACCATTCTCATTATTTTACCCCAAGCCCTAAAAACGGTCATTCCGGGTATTGTAAATACCCTCATAGCCCTGCTTAAAGATACCAGTCTAGTGCTGATTATTGGTTTATTTGACTTACTGGGCATGATAAAAGCAGCTTTAAATGACCCTCACTGGTTAGGTTATTCTGTTGAAGGCTATCTTTTTGGCGCATTAGTTTATTGGACACTGTGTTTTAGCATGTCCCGTTACAGCCAATATTTAGAACGCAAACTACACACAGGACATAAACGCTAA
- the hypE gene encoding hydrogenase expression/formation protein HypE: protein MQDTHITLAHGNGGRLMRELIEQLFAKHLHNPTLNTQLDATTLPWSASQLVVTTDGFIVKPLEFSGGNIGSLAIHGTVNDLAVAGAKPLYITLNAFIEEGLEIAILERLIISMAQAAQQAGVSVVAGDTKVVQRGEGGGLYLATTGFGVRIATQSLDFSTIQAGDALLISGAVGNHGIAVMLAREQFGLRGDLQSDSACVFPLTEALLPFTGLRFMRDPTRGGLATVAHEISQATGHALVLEQPTIPIHDSVQTVCDMLGYDPLYLACEGRVVAVIAADQAEQALAIWKTLPQGQQAAIIGHVQTGYARVILRTALGGERLLEELEDDPLPRIC from the coding sequence ATGCAAGATACTCATATCACCCTCGCGCACGGCAATGGTGGTCGCCTCATGCGCGAACTGATTGAACAATTATTCGCCAAACATCTCCATAATCCAACCCTTAACACCCAACTGGATGCAACTACACTACCATGGTCAGCATCACAACTGGTGGTTACTACAGACGGGTTTATTGTCAAACCCCTAGAGTTTTCAGGTGGAAACATTGGTTCATTAGCAATTCATGGCACAGTCAACGACTTAGCCGTTGCAGGGGCAAAACCGTTATACATCACCCTCAATGCGTTTATTGAAGAAGGCTTAGAAATTGCCATATTAGAACGGCTCATCATCAGCATGGCGCAAGCAGCTCAACAAGCAGGTGTCTCTGTTGTTGCGGGAGACACTAAAGTTGTACAACGCGGGGAAGGGGGCGGACTTTATTTAGCAACGACTGGTTTTGGTGTAAGGATTGCGACGCAAAGCTTAGACTTTTCTACTATTCAAGCAGGTGATGCCTTATTAATCAGTGGTGCTGTTGGCAATCATGGCATTGCCGTAATGTTGGCTCGGGAACAATTTGGCTTACGTGGCGATTTACAATCCGATTCTGCCTGTGTATTTCCACTAACTGAAGCCCTATTGCCGTTTACAGGACTTCGTTTCATGCGTGATCCAACACGTGGCGGTTTAGCAACTGTTGCCCATGAAATAAGCCAAGCAACAGGACATGCACTGGTATTAGAACAACCCACGATTCCTATTCATGATTCCGTACAAACGGTTTGTGATATGTTGGGTTATGACCCCTTATACTTAGCCTGTGAAGGACGCGTGGTTGCTGTTATTGCCGCAGACCAAGCGGAACAAGCACTTGCTATTTGGAAAACACTTCCACAAGGACAACAAGCCGCCATTATTGGACACGTTCAAACAGGGTACGCACGCGTTATATTACGCACGGCTTTAGGGGGAGAACGTCTATTAGAAGAACTAGAAGATGACCCACTACCTCGTATTTGTTAA
- the panC gene encoding pantoate--beta-alanine ligase: MTQKTVTTIAELSSQIAQWHAAKQHVALVPTMGNLHAGHLQLVQEGLKVADHVVVSIFVNPTQFAPNEDYQSYPRTLEADCAALEKAGAELVFAPTVEEMYGQDLTTITTVEVPILSHLLCGKFRPIHFAGVTTVVNRLFNITQANIALFGQKDYQQLTIIKRMVKDLYMPIRIIGIPTVREADGLAMSSRNNYLTVAERQIAPHLFATLNQIKNRLQTGEKSFTTIEAEAVQQLQQAGFKPDYVAIRDAETLLEAQTQTKHIVILIAAWLGKARLIDNLCLSIA; the protein is encoded by the coding sequence ATGACACAGAAAACCGTTACCACGATTGCTGAACTTAGTAGCCAAATTGCACAATGGCACGCTGCCAAACAACACGTTGCACTTGTTCCCACGATGGGAAACTTACATGCTGGACATCTACAACTGGTGCAAGAAGGCTTAAAAGTAGCTGACCACGTCGTTGTGAGCATTTTTGTCAATCCTACCCAATTTGCCCCAAATGAAGATTACCAGAGCTATCCACGTACATTAGAAGCGGATTGTGCCGCCTTAGAAAAAGCAGGGGCAGAATTAGTTTTTGCACCAACGGTGGAAGAAATGTATGGACAAGATTTAACCACGATTACAACCGTTGAAGTACCCATTTTAAGCCATTTACTCTGTGGCAAATTTCGCCCCATTCATTTTGCGGGCGTTACAACGGTTGTTAATCGTCTATTTAACATCACACAAGCCAATATTGCCCTATTTGGACAGAAAGATTACCAACAATTGACTATTATTAAACGCATGGTGAAAGATTTATACATGCCGATTCGCATTATAGGTATTCCAACTGTCCGTGAAGCAGACGGACTAGCAATGAGTTCTCGTAACAATTACTTAACCGTAGCGGAACGACAAATTGCGCCCCATTTATTTGCAACACTCAATCAAATAAAAAACCGCCTACAAACAGGTGAAAAGTCTTTTACCACCATAGAAGCGGAAGCCGTACAACAACTACAGCAAGCAGGATTTAAACCTGATTATGTTGCTATCCGCGATGCAGAAACCTTGCTAGAAGCGCAAACACAAACAAAACATATTGTTATATTAATAGCGGCATGGCTAGGCAAAGCCCGTTTAATTGATAATTTGTGCCTATCAATTGCATAA
- a CDS encoding symmetrical bis(5'-nucleosyl)-tetraphosphatase, with amino-acid sequence MSTYAIGDIQGCYKQLQALLTLIKFNPDQDKLWFTGDLVNRGPQSLEVLRFVKGLGDKAVTVLGNHDTHLLFIANGHPECLQAQDTLETVLQAPDCHELLDWLRCRPLLHHDDKLGFTLIHAGLPPQWDFVQTRACAQEVEEALRSPRYDEYLQHIHGNKPKQWSKSLKGYDRLRFILNCFTRLRYCSSDGTLNMKKKNAPSTNDPNDPDQPWFLLPNRASQDMRIIFGHWATLGLHLSDNIFALDTGCLWGGCLTAMRLEDKQLFKLDCPQTRAIISG; translated from the coding sequence ATGTCAACTTATGCAATTGGTGATATTCAAGGATGTTACAAACAGTTACAAGCCTTACTAACCCTAATCAAATTTAATCCCGACCAAGACAAATTATGGTTTACGGGCGATTTAGTTAATCGCGGTCCACAATCTTTAGAAGTATTACGATTTGTAAAAGGCTTAGGCGATAAAGCGGTGACAGTGTTGGGCAACCATGACACACACCTACTCTTTATTGCCAATGGACACCCCGAATGTTTACAAGCACAAGACACCTTAGAAACAGTACTACAAGCACCAGATTGTCATGAACTATTAGACTGGTTACGCTGTCGTCCCCTATTACATCATGATGATAAACTGGGGTTTACACTAATACATGCAGGACTACCCCCACAATGGGATTTTGTCCAAACCCGTGCGTGCGCTCAAGAAGTTGAAGAAGCATTACGTAGCCCACGTTATGACGAATACTTACAACACATACACGGCAACAAACCCAAACAATGGTCAAAAAGTTTAAAAGGATACGACCGTTTACGTTTCATTCTCAACTGCTTCACCCGCTTACGTTACTGTAGCAGTGACGGTACGCTGAACATGAAAAAGAAAAATGCGCCCAGCACAAACGACCCTAACGACCCAGACCAACCATGGTTTTTACTCCCCAACCGCGCCAGTCAAGACATGCGAATTATTTTTGGACACTGGGCGACACTGGGTTTACACCTTAGCGACAATATTTTCGCCTTAGACACAGGCTGTTTATGGGGAGGATGTTTAACGGCAATGCGTTTAGAAGACAAACAACTGTTTAAACTAGACTGCCCTCAAACACGCGCGATTATCAGCGGATAA
- a CDS encoding tetratricopeptide repeat protein yields the protein MPAFLSLSVLCQIICVIHAHRTDRRDWIWIILIFSLVGCAFYFFLEMLPDLRNSRTGRRVVKDVLKAIDPTMTLKQRARALSISDNVQNKLNLADECIVHQSYPEAAELYRSCLTGIYKDDPKILLSLAQTLFFMGEFANTKQTLDRLIATNPDFKSQDGHLLYARALEQLGDTALAIDEYQVLASYYSGYEAKCRYGLLLKRLGRTEQARAIFAEIGTLASNLSKGQRKLQKEWIDIARENMS from the coding sequence ATGCCAGCATTTTTATCTTTATCTGTACTTTGCCAAATTATTTGTGTTATTCACGCACATCGCACAGATAGACGTGATTGGATTTGGATTATTTTAATTTTTTCTCTGGTTGGTTGTGCATTTTATTTTTTCTTGGAAATGTTGCCTGATTTACGCAATAGCCGTACAGGACGTAGAGTTGTTAAGGATGTCTTGAAAGCCATAGACCCTACAATGACTTTAAAACAGCGGGCGCGAGCCTTGTCGATTTCTGATAATGTGCAGAATAAGCTGAATTTGGCGGATGAGTGTATTGTACATCAGTCTTATCCAGAAGCAGCCGAGTTGTATCGCAGTTGTTTAACAGGGATTTATAAGGATGACCCAAAGATTTTATTGTCTTTAGCACAAACGTTGTTTTTTATGGGTGAATTTGCAAATACTAAACAGACGTTAGATAGGTTAATTGCAACAAATCCTGATTTTAAATCGCAGGATGGACATTTGTTGTATGCCAGAGCGTTGGAACAGTTAGGCGACACTGCTCTTGCAATTGATGAATATCAGGTGTTGGCGAGTTATTATTCTGGTTATGAAGCAAAATGTCGTTATGGCTTGTTGTTAAAACGCTTAGGACGGACGGAGCAGGCGCGGGCGATATTTGCAGAAATTGGAACATTGGCAAGTAATTTATCTAAAGGGCAGCGTAAGTTGCAGAAAGAATGGATTGATATTGCACGGGAAAATATGAGCTAG
- a CDS encoding recombination-associated protein RdgC: protein MFKNLYLFRFLKPFTLSPDELHQKLAEQAFRPCGTLDLYSMGWIPPISEEANYYTHSVSDCIIFTARRQEKILPASVIREHLNEKVKEIEEKEHRKLSKKEKNVLKDEVLQTLIPRAFSRTSHLSAYIDSQRGWLIVDTGSEKKAQEFSNLLRHSIDTLPIIIPQMHRSPALVMTEWLSEHNYPTDFKIEDACQMMDSEQATVNCKRQDLLTEEIHAHLDAGKQVKRLALQWEERLAMVLDDALIIRNLRFLNESAEGDAHTEEKESYAQRFDSEFTLMTLELRQFIPRLFEVFGGENEESYQRL, encoded by the coding sequence ATGTTTAAAAATCTCTATCTTTTCCGCTTTCTAAAGCCGTTTACTCTCTCGCCTGACGAACTACATCAAAAACTAGCAGAACAGGCTTTCCGCCCCTGTGGAACACTGGATTTATACAGCATGGGATGGATTCCGCCCATCAGTGAAGAGGCAAATTACTACACGCATAGTGTCAGCGATTGCATTATCTTTACTGCGCGTCGTCAGGAGAAAATTTTGCCTGCCAGTGTTATTCGTGAACACCTCAATGAAAAAGTGAAGGAAATTGAGGAGAAAGAACATCGTAAACTCAGTAAAAAGGAAAAAAATGTGCTGAAAGATGAGGTATTACAAACACTCATTCCGCGCGCATTCAGTCGGACTAGCCACCTGTCAGCTTATATTGATAGTCAACGCGGTTGGCTTATTGTTGATACAGGTAGCGAGAAAAAAGCGCAAGAATTTAGTAATTTATTGCGTCATAGTATAGATACATTACCTATTATTATTCCGCAGATGCACCGTTCTCCCGCGTTGGTGATGACTGAGTGGTTAAGCGAACATAATTATCCGACTGATTTTAAAATTGAAGATGCTTGCCAAATGATGGACAGCGAACAGGCAACAGTAAATTGCAAACGACAGGATTTATTAACGGAAGAAATCCATGCGCATTTAGACGCAGGTAAGCAAGTAAAAAGACTCGCACTACAGTGGGAAGAGCGGCTGGCAATGGTGTTAGATGATGCGTTAATCATCCGTAATCTACGGTTTTTAAATGAAAGTGCTGAAGGTGATGCTCATACGGAAGAGAAAGAGAGTTATGCCCAACGCTTCGATAGTGAATTTACCTTAATGACCTTGGAATTACGCCAATTTATCCCGCGCTTGTTTGAGGTATTTGGTGGGGAAAATGAAGAGAGTTATCAACGGTTGTGA